Proteins encoded together in one Centropristis striata isolate RG_2023a ecotype Rhode Island chromosome 6, C.striata_1.0, whole genome shotgun sequence window:
- the scamp5a gene encoding secretory carrier-associated membrane protein 5, whose protein sequence is MAENNFPPLPRFIPLKPCFYQDFNEIPDQRRTMCKRLYYLWILNAATLAVNLIGCLAWMCGGGGATNFGMAFLWLILFTPCSYVCWFRPIYKAFKTDSSFNFMAFFFVFMAQVVISIIQTVGIPGWGVCGWLATITFFSTNVGSAVVMLIPTIMFTAVAVLSFVALTKVHNFYRGSGGSLGKAQEEWATGAWKNPHVQQAAQQAAMGAAQGAVQQNQYSAAPTYNYDDPM, encoded by the exons ATGGCAG AAAACAACTTCCCTCCCCTGCCTCGGTTCATCCCCCTCAAGCCATGTTTTTACCAAGACTTCAATGAGATCCCAGACCAGCGTCGCACCATGTGCAAAAGGCTCTACTACCTCTGGATCT TGAATGCTGCCACTCTGGCCGTTAATCTGATTGGCTGTCTGGCGTGGATGTGTGGAGGTGGTGGGGCGACAAACTTTGGCATGGCCTTCCTGTGGCTCATCCTCTTCACCCCCTGCTCCTACGTATGCTGGTTCAGGCCCATCTACAAGGCCTTCAA GACCGACAGCTCTTTCAACTTTATGGCTTTCTTCTTCGTCTTCATGgcccaggtggtgatcagtatTATCCAGACTGTTGGCATCCCAGGCTGGGGAGTGTG TGGCTGGCTGGCTACCATCACCTTCTTCAGCACCAATGTCGGCTCCGCTGTGGTCATGTTGATTCCCACCATCATGTTTACTGCGGTGGCTGTACTCTCCTTCGTCGCCCTCACGAAG GTTCATAACTTCTACCGCGGCAGTGGTGGCAGCCTGGGTAAGGCCCAAGAGGAGTGGGCCACTGGGGCCTGGAAGAACCCCCACGTCCAGCAGGCGGCCCAGCAGGCGGCCATGGGAGCCGCACAGGGAGCTGTGCAGCAGAACCAGTACTCGGCAGCTCCCACCTACAACTACGACGACCCGATGTAG